A segment of the Carya illinoinensis cultivar Pawnee chromosome 1, C.illinoinensisPawnee_v1, whole genome shotgun sequence genome:
ccaatacgccaaagggggagattgtagaggcaaaaattggttaggattagatgactaaatgataaggtttatcttatcattatttgattaaatttagatgaatgtaaaatacgagatgattttatctttaacaacattgagtctatctagaaggttataaggttgtttagataagtcagttACATGATTTTTGAATCCATAAGAGTCTGCAATTATCAAGACCCGAAGCTGAACACAGATAAGAAACTACAGTGAAAagttatcgcgaaatgtcaGCAACCCGTCAGAAAACGTTCTCTTGACTGTCTCTACCCGTTAGCAAAATCTTATTGTTACTGGAACtttttccagactttctatttaaaggaatTCAGTTTTGTATCTTTGAAAGGGTTTTAAGCCACGAATTCTAGAGAGGATATTCTGAACATTTAGAaggttaaagaaaataaaagatttacTTGCCGCTTCAACAAATGAGGGAGAGAGTGATCTGAactaggaagaaaagaaagtatcggGCAATTATGATTTATATGGAGCACGCTGctcttttcttttaagaaagTTATGAAATGTTGAGAGGTGTGAGTCTCTAATTGGGTGGTGTAACCATCATCTATCACGGATAGACACATAGTGGTTCATGTCTGCCTAATCTGCGATCTGTATTGGGGTCTTCACGAATTCTCTGAACAACTTTAAGTACAATGAATAAAAGCCACACCTTTGAAAAAAACAGTGTACAATTGAATTCACAGAAGTTAAAAAGCCTCAAGTAAAACATATTCCAATGAAGAAGCCTCAAGCAATCCATATTCTAGGAAGCTGCAACGCTTTTTGAGTGAGTGAAGTCGATTTCAACTCTATAAATATACCCATTTGTTCGGTatatttttcaaaccaaacctTCACGGAAAAATCTCATACATATCTCACCAATTAGCAAATAGCAATGTTTACATCTAATTACAGCAATTCCACCATAACTTTCAATCCCATCACCTCCAAATACTCGATCAACTTTGCCGGGAAAACCATAGTTACAACCGTCACAGACAAAGCTAGCATTGTAGATGAATGGGTTCAGGAAATGCTTTCAATATGTGGCGGAAAAGCCGTGGTTGTGGGCTTAGACGTTGAGTGGAGGCCGCATCCGATACGTACGATGAGCAACAAGTCGGCGACGCTTCAACTTTGCATAGACCAAAAGTGCCTAATCATCCAACTATTCTACCTGGACTACATCCCACAATCCATAAAGAGCTTTATGATGGACCCGAACTTCACTTTTGTGGGGATTGAGGTAGGGGATGACATTGCGAAGCTCCAGAACGAATATGGGCTTGGGTGTAGCAAAAGCGCGGATATCAGGGAGCTGGCAAAGAGACAATGGCCAGGACGGTTTAGAAGGCCCGGGCTCAAGGACCTGGCTTTGGAAGTTGTGGGTCTTCATATGAGGAAGCCCAAGCATGTCTGCATGAGTAACTGGGAGGCAAGGGTGCTCACTGAAGGTCAAGTTGAATACGCATGCATCGATGCCTATGCCTCTTATAGGATTGGCCACAAGCTTCTCCATGAGATCTGACCTTCCTTCCTTCCGCGCGACCTTGCGTATATCACACATGCTTTGATTTGTCGTTACACAGTCGGTTTTTATGTCTCTGGTTGTTCACTTGTgcgttaaaaattataatatgttttCGTAAACGAGGTCCTGCTATTCCTACTCACGGCCTTGTAAGGCTAAAACTCGAGGAAACCTCGATCTGtttgatttgtatttttattatatatgtgtgtatgttAGTTGGcgtgttttgttttccttttatttacCTAATAAGATGTGGTCTTGGTCGTGCTTCCTGTTTTTTCAGAACTAAATAGAAGGCATGATCTGTCAGTTTGTGTGAACTAAGCCCGAGGGCCAAGGGTATAGACAAATCGAATTCCGACGAGTCTTGCGCATTTGGTCCGTGGGAAATCAATTTTAGTAGTGGTAGAAGAGGTAATAAATAAGCccacgaaaaaaaaaacaaaaaaacgtAACAAATAAAACGATTGAATATCACGGCGTCGCTGGTccgatgagatgagaaagaaagatGTTATTCACTATCCTACAcgatatattttgtttattttaaaatttttaattttatttttatatattttatttttactaaattaatCAAATTGCTCTACTCATAAtttatacactatatatttattatagaaaaaaattaaaagaaatgtaGAGTGTAGTGTTTGAAAATGCTAAGtagaatgattttttaaaaaagaaaagagaaaaagttgaaaaaaattataaaattaaaatattattataatataaatttttactattaattttatttttaaatttaaaaaa
Coding sequences within it:
- the LOC122312222 gene encoding Werner Syndrome-like exonuclease gives rise to the protein MFTSNYSNSTITFNPITSKYSINFAGKTIVTTVTDKASIVDEWVQEMLSICGGKAVVVGLDVEWRPHPIRTMSNKSATLQLCIDQKCLIIQLFYLDYIPQSIKSFMMDPNFTFVGIEVGDDIAKLQNEYGLGCSKSADIRELAKRQWPGRFRRPGLKDLALEVVGLHMRKPKHVCMSNWEARVLTEGQVEYACIDAYASYRIGHKLLHEI